From a single Cotesia glomerata isolate CgM1 linkage group LG6, MPM_Cglom_v2.3, whole genome shotgun sequence genomic region:
- the LOC123268113 gene encoding uncharacterized protein LOC123268113 has product MQTNLFLFPTKLIFRRVVKLIAMSINLKMKFDPRIHKIRNTVQENVTDYTKFRGEKSLKPKFWTRISKLMQEQGYLVSGRKCSSKWSSLLRHYKSIKDHNAISENNPEKWACYESLDEILSEKPYIKPVSVASSDDNREKTPEADMTEKTPKKRKSQTDVVLEYLKESRAERRELQEKKIKALSGTDNLMERYVSLCEKKLKLDKGKFSDSF; this is encoded by the exons ATGCAGACGAATTTATTCCTGTTCCCAACGAAGTTGATATTTCGTCGAGTAGTGAAACTAATAGCAATGTCGATTAATTTGAAGATGAAATTCGACCCAAGGATACATAAAATACGGAATACGGTG caaGAAAACGTTACTGATTATACAAAATTCCGAGGCGAAAAATCACTGAAGCCTAAGTTTTGGACTCGTATCTCTAAATTAATGCAAGAACAAGGATATTTAGTATCTGGTCGTAAATGCTCTTCGAAATGGTCTAGTCTTCTTAGACACTATAAAAGTATTAAGGATCATAACGCAATATCGGAAAATAACCCTGAAAAATGGGCTTGTTATGAA agttTAGATGAAATACTGAGCGAGAAACCGTATATTAAACCAGTCTCAGTGGCTTCATCGGATGATAATCGTGAAAAAACACCTGAAGCAGATATGActg aaaagaCACCAAAAAAGAGAAAATCCCAAACGGACGTGGTACTTGAGTATTTGAAAGAGTCTCGGGCAGAGAGACGGGAATTGCAAGAGAAGAAAATTAAGGCGTTAAGTGGTACTGATAACTTGATGGAAAGATATGTAAGTTTATgcgaaaaaaaactaaaattagacAAAGGAAAGTTTAGTGATtccttttaa